From Streptomyces fungicidicus, one genomic window encodes:
- a CDS encoding RNA-binding protein, whose product MLEEALEHLVKGIVDNPDDVQVASRNLRRGRVLEVRVHPDDLGKVIGRNGRTARALRTVVGAIGGRGIRVDLVDVDHVR is encoded by the coding sequence ATGCTCGAGGAGGCTCTCGAGCACCTCGTGAAGGGCATCGTCGACAACCCTGACGATGTGCAGGTCGCCTCGCGCAATCTGCGCCGCGGGCGCGTGCTCGAGGTCCGGGTCCACCCGGACGACCTCGGCAAGGTGATCGGCCGCAACGGCCGTACCGCCCGCGCGTTGCGCACCGTCGTGGGCGCCATCGGCGGCCGCGGTATCCGCGTCGACCTCGTCGACGTGGACCACGTCCGCTGA